One region of Miscanthus floridulus cultivar M001 chromosome 19, ASM1932011v1, whole genome shotgun sequence genomic DNA includes:
- the LOC136525536 gene encoding protein SGT1 homolog — MHKAYYRKCAACIKLEEYQTAKAAVELGSSYASGDSRFTRLLKECEERIAEESSQALVNNIEPPTPPTVEDKEDVANIENTPPVVEPPSKPKYSYEADGIAKDFMPLYSLRANTINLGLHLYEEVGVLTLAVEVSGSS, encoded by the exons ATGCATAAAGCCTACTACCGGAAATG TGCTGCATGCATTAAGCTTGAAGAATACCAAACTGCAAAGGCTGCTGTTGAGTTGGGTTCTTCCTATGCATCAGGTGATTCAAGGTTTACTCGTCTATTGAAGGAATGTGAAGAGCGcatcgctg AGGAATCTAGCCAGGCATTAGTAAATAATATTGAGCCTCCTACTCCTCCTACTGTTGAGGACAAGGAGGATGTCGCAAATATAGAGAATACACCGCCAGTGGTAGAACCCCCAAGCAAACCTAAATACAG TTATGAAGCAGATGGCATAGCTAAAGATTTCATGCCTCTCTATTCACTAAGAG CAAATACTATCAATCTTGGATTACATCTTTACGAGGAAGTCGGTGTGCTTACCTTGGCTGTTGAGGTTAGTGGTTCCTCTTGA